The Gemmatimonadaceae bacterium genome contains the following window.
ATGGCCACGTCCTGCCAGGGCTTTGTGGCGTCGTCCGGCAAGGTCACGGCGAGGATGCTCTCGCTGTTCGTGCGGACCAGCTCACCGACACGGTCGGACAGGCGCGGCAGCGTTCCCGCCTGCTTGTTCCGCAGCAGCAGCCGATTCGTGCCCAGCGCCCCTGCCGCGACGACCACGCCGCGCGTCGTGAGCGTTCGGCGCCCGGCGCCAAACCAGGCACCCGGACGGCACAGTGTCACACGATAGCCGTCGCTGCCGTCGGCAGCGCCAATCGGCTCAATGAACTCCACTTCGGATTCCGCGAGCACCGAAGCGCCACGACGCTCGGCGAACCACAAGTAGTTCTTCAGCAGCGTGTTCTTGGCACCGACGCGACAGCCCACCATACAGGCGCCGCAGCGCGTGCAGCCCGTGCGCCGCGGACCCTCACCGCCGAAGTATGGATCGTCCGTCGTCCGCCCTGGTTCGCCGAAGTACACGCCAACCGGCGTGCGCGTGAATGTCTCCGGGACCTCAAGGTGCTCCCCCAACTCCCGCAGCAGCGACTGCGCCGTACTCTCGAACGGCACCTCAGTGACCCCCAGCATCCGCTCGGCCGTGACGAAGTGCGGCGCGAGCGCCCGCTCCCAGTCGCCCAAGCCAGCCCACTGCGCATTTCTATAGAAGGCGGACTTGGCGCGGTAGAGCGTGTTGGCGTAGACCGTGCTCCCGCCGCCGACGGCCGCGCCTGCGGCGATGAAGACATCCTTGAGCGGGAGCAGCCGCGTAATGCCCCGAAGGCCGAGCGCAGGCCACCACAGGAAGCGCCGCAGATCCCAACTGGACTTCGCGTAGTCCTGGTCAGCGTAGCGCCGGCCAGCCTCGAGCACCGCTACGCGATAGCCCTTCTCGGCGAGCCGAAGCGCGGCCACGCTACCGCCGAATCCAGAGCCGACAATCAGCCAATCGTAGTCGTGGGCCACCGGAGGAATGTGCGCGCTGGACGAGAGGAAGCGAAGTGAGCACTTGACACATCAAAAATGGTTGATATAATTGGCCTATGCCCGTTGCAGCCATCAACCTCGCCCGCGCCCGTCAGCTGTTCCACGCGCTGTCGGACGAAACCCGACTCGGCATCGTCGAGATGCTGCGCGACGGCGAACGCTGCGTCTGTGACCTGCAGGCCGAACTCGACGCGGCGCAGTCGCGCCTCTCGTTTCACCTCAAGGTGCTGAAGGATGCCGGGATCGTGACCGACCGGCGCGAGGGGCGGTGGGCCTACTACACGTTGGCGTCGGATACTCTCGGCGAGGCCCACGACGTCCTGCGCGTGCTGGCCACCGAGCGCCCCGCAGGCCGTCAACTCCGCGTCTTCGGCCGCTGCTGCGGCTGATCTTTTTTTTGACTTTCTCATCAACATTTCTTGATAGGAGTTTTGCCGTGGCTACCGAACAACGAAGCGCCGAGAACGTCACCCAGATCGTGCGGCAGAAGTACGGCGAGGCCGCGCGCCGCGTGCTCGACGCGGGTGAGCAGGCCTCCTGCTGTGGCCCGGTGAACTCCTGCTGTGGCGGCGCGGCCTTCAACGGCAGCACCGACCCCATCACCTCGAACCTGTACGTCTCGGGTGAGACGCAGGAACTGCCGAGTGCTGCGGTGCTCGCCTCGCTCGGCTGTGGAAACCCGACGGCGTTGGCGGCGCTGAACCCCGGCGAGGTTGTGCTGGACCTTGGCTCCGGCGGCGGCATCGACGTGCTGCTCTCCGCGCGGCGCGTGGGAGCGACGGGCAAGGCCTTCGGCCTCGACATGACCGATGAGATGCTCGAACTGGCGCGCCGCAACGCCGACGAGGCCGGCGTGTCCAACGTCGAGTTCATGAAGGGCAACATTGAAGCCATCCCGCTGCCGGACGCGTCGGTGGACGTGATCATCTCCAACTGCGTGATCAACCTCTCGGCCGACAAGCCCACCGTGCTACGTGAGGCCTTCCGCGTGCTCAAGCCCGGCGGCCGCTTCGCGGTGAGCGACGTGATTGTGCGCGGTGAGGTCCCGGCGGCGGTGCGGCGGTCGATGGAGCTCTGGGTGGGCTGCGTGGCCGGTGCGCTCGAGGAGAGCGAGTTCAAGGCGCTGTTGCGCGACGTCGGATTCGAGGACGTGGACATCGAGCCCACGCGTGTCTACAAGAGCGAGGACGCGCGGGTGTTTCTCGAGGAAGCGGGACTCGACGTGGACGCGAGCATCGCGGACATCGACGGACGCTTCATGTCCGGCTTCGTGCGCGCCACCAAGCCGCGCAACGCTGTCGGCGCCGCAGCGACGGCATGATGCAGCTGCCGCAGGTACCAGGTGCCTTCCGGGTGCTGGTGCTCTGCACTGGCAACTCGGCGCGCAGCCAGATCGCCGAGGCGCTGCTGGCGACCCGGGGAGCATCACGGGTCGCCGGCCGCGTGGAGGCCGACAGCGCCGGCTCGCGACCCGCGGCGCGCGTGAATCCATTTGCCCTCGAGGAGCTGGCGCGACAGGGAATCAGGTGGGCGGGCCGCGTGCCGAAGTCGATCGACGACGTCGCCGATCAGCGCTTTGGGCTCGTCATCACCGTCTGCGACAACGCGCGTGAGGCCTGTCCGTACTTCCCCGGTGCATTTGCGCAGGTGCACTGGGGACTCCCCGATCCCGCGGACCACACGGAGCCCACTGCGGCGCGGCGCGCCTTCGCCGCCACGTTCGACGCGCTCGCGGAGCGTGTGGACGCGCTGCTGGCCCTGCCACTGCAGGAGCTGGATGACGCCGCCCTGACACAGGCAGCGCAGGCGATTCACGACGCGCGGCAGCAGCCAAGCTTCGAATGACCCCCACCCCCGCACCGTGACCGCTGACACCGCTGGCTCGCCCGACACCGCTACCGCGCCGGTGCTCCGACGCCTTTCCACGCTCGACCGCTGGTTGCCCGCCTGGATTTTTCTCGCGATGGCTGCCGGCGTGCTGCTCGGCCGTCTGTTCCCGAACCTCGGTCAGGCGCTCGATCGGGTCCAGGTCGCCGGCGTTTCCGTTCCGATCGCAATTGGGCTGCTGTGGATGATGTATCCCGTGCTGGCCAAGGTGAAATACGAGACGATTGGCGCGCGCATCGGCGACACCAAGGTGCTGGGCACCTCGCTGCTGTTGAACTGGGTGATCGGCCCGCTGCTGATGGCCGGCCTCGCGTGGGTCTTCCTCGCCGATCTGCCGGAGTACCGCAACGGACTGATCCTCATCGGGCTCGCACGCTGTATCGCGATGGTGCTCGTCTGGAACACGCTGGCCTGCGGGTCGGCGGAACTGGCTGCGGTCCTGGTCGCGCTCAACTCGGTGTTCCAAATCCTGACCTATAGCGTGCTGGGTTGGCTCTTCCTTACGGTAATGCCGGGTTGGATGGGCGCCGAGTCCACGGCGATCGATGTCTCGATGTGGGAGATCGCCAAGAGCGTGCTGATCTTCCTTGGCATTCCGTTGCTTGCGGGCTACGTGACGCGGCGGACGCTCGTCGCGCGCCGGGGGCGGGAGTGGTACGACGACGAGTTCGCGCCGCGCTTCGGTTCGACCGCGCTGCTGGGCCTGCTCTACACCATCGTGCTGATGTTCGCGATGCAGGGGAACCGCATTGTGGAGTTGCCGCTCGACGTGCTGCGGATCAGCCTGCCGCTGATGGCGTACTTTGGCCTGATGTTCGGCGCGGCGTTCTGGCTCGCCCTGCGTCTCGGCTTTGACTACGAGACGACGATATCGCTGAGCTTCACGGCGGCGGGCAACAACTTCGAGCTCGCCATCGCGGTGGCCGTGGCGACATTCGGCATCGGCTCGGGCGAGGCCCTCGCGGCGGTGGTGGGTCCGTTGATCGAGGTGCCGGCGCTGGTGGGTCTCGTGTACGTGTCGCTGTGGGCCAGGCGGCGGTTCTTCTCCGCCGCCTAGCCCCACCTTGCGCGCGTCCTAGCTCGGCGACCCCGGCAACAACGGCTCGAGATCGGGCGCGGTCGCGCCGTTCTCCGTGCACAGCGCGAACTTCGTCTCGCCGGCGTGATACATCGCCACGCCGGCGTGCCGGCCCTGCTTGTCGAGCACGAAGAAGCGCACGTTGAAGTTCGGCAGCCCGCGCTCGTTCAGCAGCCGTCGCTCCACCGTGTTCTTCTGGATGCGCCGCAGCGCGTCCATTCCGGCGTCCTTGGGCGACATCCCGCGCCGCAGGTTCTCGACGATCAAGTACGACGAGAGGTTGTAGAGATTGGCCTCGCCGCGACCGGTGGATCCCGCCGCGCCGACATCGTTGTCGACGTAGAGCCCTGCCCCGAGAATCGGCGAGTCGCCAACACGTCCGGGGATCTTCCACGCGAGGCCGCTCGTCGTCGTCACGCTGGCGAGGTCGCCGCTGGGCGTAATGCCGCTGCAGTTGATGGTGCCCCAGAACGATCCCTCGCGGATCAACCCGTCGCGCACCATCGAGAGGCCGGCGGCGAGGCCGAGGTCCGGGTCGCGCTCGTGGGCGGGCCGGTTGTCATCGCGACGGCGGCGGCCGGTACCGTTCGGATCCAACCAGTGCTCCGGATCCACGCGCCGACGCCACTCCATCCACAGGCGCCGGCTGTCGGCGGTATTGAGATCTTCCTCGATGGCGAAGCCAAGCTGCCGCGCGAACTCGCGCGCGTCGCGGCCGGCGATCAAGTGGTGGTCCGTGAGGTCCATCACCGCCTTGGCCACGAGCGAGGGCGTGCGCACTCCCTCGATGCTCGCCACCGCCCCGGCGCGGCGCTTGGGCCCGTGCATGCACGAGGCGTCGAGCTGCACCACGCCGTCCGCGTTGGGCAGCGCGCCGTAGCCGATGCCGTTCTCCGTGGGATCGAGTTCGGGGATGTTGACGCCGGCAATCAGCGCGTCCAGAACGTCCTCGCCGGCCGTGATGCCGCGGAACGCACGTTCGACGGCGTTCTCCGCCCCGCCGTTCCGGAACTGGAAGCCCGAGTAGTCGGCGATGACGATCGGCTTGACGGCGCGGCCGCGCCGAATGGACGGTGCGGATGCGGCGGCCGTTGTCTCGGCGCGGCTTGGTGACGCGTCCGCAGCACGGGTGGGAAGAATTCCGGCCACACCGGCTGCGGCACTTGTGCGGAGAAAATCGCGACGACTCGTCATCGGGAATCGGGGTCAGGGAGCACCAGGCCTCGCGCGGTCGCCGAGGCAGCCGTCCGTAGTGTAGCCCCGACTGGCCTCGCGGACCACGCAGGCGCGCGTACATTCCCGACCGATGCTCTCGTCACCGCTCGCCGTGCTGGCCGTCTTGGCACTTGTGGTGCTCGCCTCCGAGTGGCTGGTGCGCCGCACGGTGCTGCGCCACGCGGGCACCGCACTGCTCGGCATCCTGCTCGCGGCGGTGCTGGCCAACGTCGGGCTGATTCCGGCGGGCTCCACAACGGCGGAGCCCGTGCCGGTCTACGACGGGATTTTCACCTACGTCGCGCCGCTGGCCATCTTCTGGTTGCTGCTCGGCGTGAACCTGCGCACCGTGCGCAAGGCGGGCGTGCCGATGCTCGCGCTGTTCCTGATCGGCGCCTGGGGCACGGCGGTGGGAGCCTTTGCCGCGGCCAAGCTCGTCGGCGGCGGCGATGCCCTGCACGGACAGCTCGCCGGCGTCGCGGGAATGTTCACCGGCACCTATGTCGGCGGCAGCATCAACTTCAACGCCGTGGCGCTCGAGTACGACGTGGTGCGCGACGGCGTGGTCTACACCGCCAGCATCGTGGCGGACAACATCGTGACGACCATCTGGATGGTGGCGACGCTGACGCTCCCGCGCCTGCTCGCCCCGATGTTCCGCGGCATCGGCACGACGGTCTCGGCCGGCGATGGTCCCGTGCTCGGCATCGAAGAGGATACCGAGCCGTTGCATCCGGTGGACCTGGCCGTGGTGCTTGGCCTTGGCGCGGGCGGGGTGTGGATCGCTGAGGTTGTGGCGCTGTGGTTGTCCGGGCGTGGGGTCAGGGTTCCGACGATGCTGGTGCTCACGGTGATCGCGCTGCTCCTGGCACAGATTCCTGCCGTCGCGCGGCTGCGTGGGCCGCGCGTGATCGGGTTGTTTGCCGTGTATCTCTTCCTCACGGTGATCGGGGCCTTCTGCGACCTGCGCGCGTTGGTTTCCGTCGGGGAGCTCGGCGTCACGCTCTTGTTGTTCGCGCTGATCACGGTCGGCATGCACGGCGTGGTGATCTTCGGCAGCGCGCGGCTGTTCCGGATGGATGCGACGATCGCCGCCATTGCCTCGCAGGCAAACGTCGGCGGCGGCACCTCCGCGCTGGCCTGCGCCCGCTCGCTGGGCCGCGAGGACTTGGTGCTCCCCGCGGTGCTGGTGGGATCGGTCGGGAATGCCCTGGGCAACTTCCTCGGATTCTGGGTCGCCTCGCGTTTGGGCTGATTGCGGCACAGGACTTGCTCGGCAAAGACGGCGTGTGCCACGTTTGGAAGTCCGAACGCTGCCGGGAGTCCTGATGCGCCTTTGCCGTAGCCTGCTCGTCCGCGCCCTGCTCGCTGTCGCCCTGCTCGCCATCGCCCGCGAGCCGCTCGCCGCGCAGTCCGCCGAGGCGCTGGCCCGACTTGAGGCCGCGCGCGATGCAAAGCCCGAAGACTTCTCCACGCAACGTGCGCTGGGTGTCGCGTATTTCAAGGCTGAGCGTTACGCCGACGCGACCGCGCCGCTTCAGGCAGCGCGGTCGCTCGATGCCGCCGATCCGGTCGCCGCGCTCTATGCAGGACTGACTGCAGACCAGCTGGGCGACTACTCCAGCGCACGCACTGCGTACACAGACTATCTCGCCGTGAAGCGGCCCTGGTACGCGTTCAAGGCCAAGCGCGCCGCAGCACAGGTCCGAGATCGACTCGTGGCCATCGCGCATCTGGAATCCGT
Protein-coding sequences here:
- a CDS encoding GMC family oxidoreductase codes for the protein MAHDYDWLIVGSGFGGSVAALRLAEKGYRVAVLEAGRRYADQDYAKSSWDLRRFLWWPALGLRGITRLLPLKDVFIAAGAAVGGGSTVYANTLYRAKSAFYRNAQWAGLGDWERALAPHFVTAERMLGVTEVPFESTAQSLLRELGEHLEVPETFTRTPVGVYFGEPGRTTDDPYFGGEGPRRTGCTRCGACMVGCRVGAKNTLLKNYLWFAERRGASVLAESEVEFIEPIGAADGSDGYRVTLCRPGAWFGAGRRTLTTRGVVVAAGALGTNRLLLRNKQAGTLPRLSDRVGELVRTNSESILAVTLPDDATKPWQDVAISGSVHPDEDTHIELCTYGRHGDFLMTLLAPLTGKGTRLTRPLMLLAAIARHPLRFLRSRIPVGWSKRTLVVLVMQTNDNAIALRLRRGLLGGWGLRTSQHRERPNPTFIPVANAAAEWLAQRTGGFAHSSVFEAAANIPTTAHLLGGAVIGADASRGVVDHQLRAFGYENFIICDGSAMPANPGVNPSLTITALAEHAMSQLPPASRSAAPRTVPPNAAAET
- a CDS encoding metalloregulator ArsR/SmtB family transcription factor, with amino-acid sequence MPVAAINLARARQLFHALSDETRLGIVEMLRDGERCVCDLQAELDAAQSRLSFHLKVLKDAGIVTDRREGRWAYYTLASDTLGEAHDVLRVLATERPAGRQLRVFGRCCG
- a CDS encoding arsenite methyltransferase, with the protein product MATEQRSAENVTQIVRQKYGEAARRVLDAGEQASCCGPVNSCCGGAAFNGSTDPITSNLYVSGETQELPSAAVLASLGCGNPTALAALNPGEVVLDLGSGGGIDVLLSARRVGATGKAFGLDMTDEMLELARRNADEAGVSNVEFMKGNIEAIPLPDASVDVIISNCVINLSADKPTVLREAFRVLKPGGRFAVSDVIVRGEVPAAVRRSMELWVGCVAGALEESEFKALLRDVGFEDVDIEPTRVYKSEDARVFLEEAGLDVDASIADIDGRFMSGFVRATKPRNAVGAAATA
- a CDS encoding arsenate reductase ArsC, whose translation is MMQLPQVPGAFRVLVLCTGNSARSQIAEALLATRGASRVAGRVEADSAGSRPAARVNPFALEELARQGIRWAGRVPKSIDDVADQRFGLVITVCDNAREACPYFPGAFAQVHWGLPDPADHTEPTAARRAFAATFDALAERVDALLALPLQELDDAALTQAAQAIHDARQQPSFE
- the arsB gene encoding ACR3 family arsenite efflux transporter, which gives rise to MAAGVLLGRLFPNLGQALDRVQVAGVSVPIAIGLLWMMYPVLAKVKYETIGARIGDTKVLGTSLLLNWVIGPLLMAGLAWVFLADLPEYRNGLILIGLARCIAMVLVWNTLACGSAELAAVLVALNSVFQILTYSVLGWLFLTVMPGWMGAESTAIDVSMWEIAKSVLIFLGIPLLAGYVTRRTLVARRGREWYDDEFAPRFGSTALLGLLYTIVLMFAMQGNRIVELPLDVLRISLPLMAYFGLMFGAAFWLALRLGFDYETTISLSFTAAGNNFELAIAVAVATFGIGSGEALAAVVGPLIEVPALVGLVYVSLWARRRFFSAA
- a CDS encoding isoaspartyl peptidase/L-asparaginase, which codes for MTSRRDFLRTSAAAGVAGILPTRAADASPSRAETTAAASAPSIRRGRAVKPIVIADYSGFQFRNGGAENAVERAFRGITAGEDVLDALIAGVNIPELDPTENGIGYGALPNADGVVQLDASCMHGPKRRAGAVASIEGVRTPSLVAKAVMDLTDHHLIAGRDAREFARQLGFAIEEDLNTADSRRLWMEWRRRVDPEHWLDPNGTGRRRRDDNRPAHERDPDLGLAAGLSMVRDGLIREGSFWGTINCSGITPSGDLASVTTTSGLAWKIPGRVGDSPILGAGLYVDNDVGAAGSTGRGEANLYNLSSYLIVENLRRGMSPKDAGMDALRRIQKNTVERRLLNERGLPNFNVRFFVLDKQGRHAGVAMYHAGETKFALCTENGATAPDLEPLLPGSPS
- a CDS encoding DUF819 family protein, whose translation is MLSSPLAVLAVLALVVLASEWLVRRTVLRHAGTALLGILLAAVLANVGLIPAGSTTAEPVPVYDGIFTYVAPLAIFWLLLGVNLRTVRKAGVPMLALFLIGAWGTAVGAFAAAKLVGGGDALHGQLAGVAGMFTGTYVGGSINFNAVALEYDVVRDGVVYTASIVADNIVTTIWMVATLTLPRLLAPMFRGIGTTVSAGDGPVLGIEEDTEPLHPVDLAVVLGLGAGGVWIAEVVALWLSGRGVRVPTMLVLTVIALLLAQIPAVARLRGPRVIGLFAVYLFLTVIGAFCDLRALVSVGELGVTLLLFALITVGMHGVVIFGSARLFRMDATIAAIASQANVGGGTSALACARSLGREDLVLPAVLVGSVGNALGNFLGFWVASRLG